Genomic window (Corticium candelabrum chromosome 3, ooCorCand1.1, whole genome shotgun sequence):
GAGATTGTTTCTGATTAGCCATATTTAAATGATCCTTCAATGGTCACTTTTATGATTGTTGACAaaagttgatgttgatgacgTGGAGGAATAGAGATGATATGAAGAAGGGAAGAAGACTCCGTGCATCAATAAAGCCTCTAGATCTAATTTGAATGTTGGGTTGGTTACAGGTGAAGGTTTTTGATTTGATGATCATGATGAAGTCAGTATATATCGTTTAGATTTTTTTGTTTGAatcaaaaaagtttgtttcaaAGGGAATGTTAGTTTTATCACATAGAATTTGAGTGTATGATTATTCCAAATTAACATGTCAGTCAGGCCTTTATGCAGTAGAAATGATGTCAGATGGAAATTTTACTTCACAGTCTTTTAAATCGGCAAAGATGTTGAATTAATGTGGTAGATGGTTAATAGCCACATTATAGAGCAGACTGACAACAGAGTCGTGACGACGTTGATTGTAATGATGACATTGTAAGAGGACTGGGTAATTATTGAGAACTTGAAGAAGGGTTTGATGTTGCTGATCTAGAGGACATTTAACACAAGAACGTTTACTCCATAGGACAAGATTAGCATTTGAAGGGAGGTTATCAGAAACGGCATTGAGGACAAAAGAAAGTTAATTATCAGGAAGACAAGAGACAGTATTTGTCCAGACATCAGATGCACAGTTTTCCAGACAAAAGATGGAGCCCTGGAAATGTGGATTTTGAGTTCTGGCAAGAAGCTGTTTTTGATGTTCCTCATTCTTTCTTGTTTTGGTGATGtatggagggatgcatctgacaatacactagactattgtattggagagatgcatgtCTTCTTTATTCTAGGAAGGGTCAATTACAATCAAGTAATTATCTTTTCCAGGCATTGCAGTTtatcagaaacaacaacaacaacacacttcCAATCACTGCGATCGAGCGAACTGCAGTCATTATTGTGTCACCAGTTTTGTGTCGGACTACAAGTGTTTCTGTCCCGATGGCTCCCACTTGTTGAATGACGAAAAAACATGTTCAGTTGGTAAGACAACTCTGTATATGCAGCATCTTGTCacgttttcaattttttgtttctattgCATTTAGGTGTTGAAAGATGTAATGACAGTTACTGTAATTACAATGGACATTGTGTGAAGGAAGGCAACACAAATAAATGTTTGTAAGTTGTTGTATTGATTATCTAGTGTATGATGGCTGTTGGTGACAATTTGATTTTATTTGTAGATGTCGTAGTGACCGCACTGGATCTCGATGCACTGACGTTGTTAGCGAGACTGTGTCTTGTCCCATCACTCGATGCAACAGCCGTGGACGATGTTATATCTTAGTAGGAGTTCAATACTGCATGTAAGTAACACGACTCAtctgtttggtgtgtgtgtgtgtgtgtgtgtgtgtgtgtgtgtgtgtgtgtgtgtgtgtgtgtgtgtgtgtgtgtgtggtgtgtgtgtgtgcttgcttgtctgtctgtctgtctgtctgtctgtctgtctgtctgttactttCCAAGTatcacatctgtctgttgtcttcagtTGTAATGATGGTTACTCTGGTGTCTACTGTGAGTCCAATATCTCCCCCATCACTTCTCCATTTGAAACTTCTACAACCACTTCTACAACCACATCTCCTGCACCACCTCGTGTTGTCGGTAATGTCGGTCAGAACAAAGGAAGCAATGCAGTAGGCATTTCTGTAGGAGGTGCCATCGGTGGTCTAGTGGTCGTCGCAATTATTATCATTCTTGTTATTCTCTTGGTAAAGAATGTGAGGTGAGGTCAAAATTATTGGGTATATTTGTTGGGTTGGTAAATGGTTGTTTATTGAATTTTTAGAGGCAAGCTGTCGATTAACTTTGACAATCCCATGTACCATTCTGACTCTAGCTCAGTTGTTATCCCACCAAAGTCAGGAGTTGAAGAGGTAGATGgtgcagtcacgtgacacacacacacacacacacacacacacacaattcttattgtgtatgtttgtcttcaTTTTGTGTAGGTCAACCACAGTAAAGAGGTCAATGGCACGCATACAGCTCCAGCTACTTCCACTTCTGTCTGACGAATCCTTGAGAGAATAATTTTGTTCCTTTGGTAGTCTAGTGTTGTTGACCTTGAAAACGTTGAGTTTaccaatcatcatcatcatcatctgatcacgtgacatcaatACTGACAAGCAATTTCGTTTGCCATTTAAATTAGCATAGTTCTTTTGACTGCATGTAAGATACATGAATTAGTACATAATAGGACACACAAGTTACCTTAATTGTAGAAAAATGAATGttagagaaagaaattgaTATTATTGTGTGCAAGACATctattttaaataaaaatataataaagtCACGTGGTTCTCTAATGAGTAATGCGCGCGATAGAAACGTTTCCAGGCACGTGGAGTAGCGCGCGTACTAAAGATTACCATCTAGATGTTGCGTGCCTAATCCCACGCCCCAGACGTCAAGACGAAAAAGGTCATCTTGTGGTAAGCAGACAAGGTAGAGGATTGCGGACTGTGTTGATgagatgtggtgtgtgtagtgaTTGTATTGAGAGCGCGTGTTGAGTGAAATGTCGTTTGTGAATGAAATTGGAaggatttattgttattgatgtgTTACTGTTATGTTAGAATGAGTGGGAGAGACATCACAGCATTGAATTGAATATCAGGGTTATGATGAAATCATTGAATTCTATTTACAGCAACAGCTGATGATGAACAGAAGAATGTGGTGAGTGGTTCCATGTGTTGCAGTTgaactgttgtattgtatttctttgaataaATGTTGTGGTGTTTCACACCCATACTCAAGATTTGTCTCATTGGGTTTGCTTGGGATAAAAGTGTACCATTTAAAGTTATTAGGAGAATGTATCCAGTTATAATATCCGGAATTATTTGACTTTGGACATCCACAAGATTGCATGTACACACCACTACCCTTAATTAACGTGTACAAAAGAGTAAATACCAGAAACTTGGACGTAAATATCTGTACATGCTGataattagctacgagcgtaaaagaaggacaccacattaagtggtggactgctttgcgaaaagctcactctaaacgaactgaattgacttctggttatgtttgtttgtaagcgtgtgtcactcTTGGGgagtttgttgagccaatcagcagttgTTTTGGCAGAATAACGCTGGCGACTTGCCAGTGCCCTAGGCGGGCTTTCCGACCAATGAAGCGCGACGTTTCATCCTCCAAACCCAATCACGCGCTCTGATTGGTCGATAAGTAACCCTATTAGTACGACCGTAGAGTAGTCTCCGCCAGTCTAGCTACTGCGTTCGTCAAGCGTGAAGACGTTGGGATCCTTTCTGCTCACGTGCGTTAGCCATGAGGTGTGCAGCTACGCTCGTTACACTCATCCTCCTTCAAGTGTCGACAACCAGCGGCTCAGGTATCTTTAAATACACGTTTTACTTCTCTTCGTCAACGAAAACTTTCGCACTCAAATTGTTGGCGAAAAATTTGATAAAAGTTCGTTCCACGACGCGGACACGCTAGTAAAAATCATCGCGCACATTTTTTGACTCGTCGCGTCGCGATTCGAAACATTCCCGACGCTCCAGCGTCGAAATTTTCTCGCCGCGTCGAAATTCGCGCCGTCCGATTCATTCCGTACGCGCCGTAGCCGCTAGCTCGAGCAGCGACGCACGAATTTGTACCGTCAGTGAATTTCGGTTACAATTTCTTGGCACGTGGCGAAGTTGGCAGCGACCCAAAACACAGCTGTTTTCCCGCTCTTCGCTCTCTCTGTTGCAACTCCGTGCCGCACAGTCGGTCGACGCTGTTGGACGTCGGGCTGGAAGCCTCCGTCACACATGACGTCTCATCTGTTGTTGGATCAATTCTCGACGCTCCTATTTGTCATCGGCTCCAAAATTCTAATTTCTAGACCGCTAACGCATACGATTACAATCAGTTTATTGCGATTTTGTCGCAGCGCGTGCAGCCGGTAGGTCTAACGGCGCGTTGGAAGGCGATTGTGCACGACGCATTGCGAGAAATTCGATTCGCGTTTTTGTCGAGTTTGATGCGGCACTAGGTTCTCACGCTTGATATCACCACCTGCTTAGTTTGTTTTCTTATGGGCAGCTACTTTTACTTGATATCCGATCGACATTCGGATTTTATTCGTTCTTTGACTTGATATCCTGTACACATCCGGGATTCCATTCGTTCTTTTGCTTGTGGACATCCGGGATTCCATTCGTTTCTCTGTGTCTAGTTTGCCACAACCGACCGGATCTTTTCTTCAAATGCGGCGATCTGTGTTTGGCTCGCTCGTGGATTTGTGACGGTGGCGAGGATTGTGATGACGGATCAGATGAAAGTTTCTGTGACGGTAAGACCGGACTACTTCTAGtgagtttgttgtgtgagtttgttgtgtgagtttcttgtgTGAGCTTTTTTGTGTGGGTTTTTGTGAGCTTGTTGTGTGAGCTGGTGGCTTGACAGCAAGCCATGCATTCCTTCTTGCTGTGTAGTAAAGAGAATTTGGAATAGTTGTGTAATAGACTGACTGTACTTGAAACAGTTTAGTATAATTCACATgacaataataaaataatcagataaataattaacatagtaatgtaatagacgtaatgtaatttttattagtttattattatattatatttgatttattttaattatttatttattttaaattttttattttttaattatttttattcttaattatttatttttaatttatttttattttttaattaattaataatttttttaattatttattttatttttaaaattacttttatttttaattaattatttatttatttttaattaattagttattttttaattatgtatttttattttttattatttattatttttttaaaactttaaatttatttttttattacttattttttgaaattttaatttatttttttataaattattttttataaattatttattttgtaattatttatttattttattttgtaattatttttatttttgttttaatttttaatttatgtattataattttttaattatttttattttttaatttttaatttatgtattataattttttaattactttttatttttaattttttaatttttaccaATTTTTATAATATGTTTTacttatttttaataattcatttatttattaatcttttaattattttttaaatttttaattaataattgtttattttaaatttttaataaagtGCATCCTTACAGGACAGTTAGTAttatatatttgtgtgtgtgtgtgcatgttgtgtagAATGTGATCCTAAAAAATGGTTTCGGTGTGAAATCGGTCATCCATGCATAGACAGAAAATGGGTGTGTGATGGAACACACGACTGTGACGATGGATCTGATGAGAGAGTGTCTCTGTGTGGAGGTTTGAATAGAATACAaagctgtatgtctgtctctgtctgtctgtttgtctgtctctgtctatttatctgtctgtctatctatttgtctgtctgtttgtctatttgtctgtctgtctgtttgtctagttgtctgtctgtctgcttgtttgtctatttgtctgtctgtctgcttgtctctgtttgtctgcatctgtctgtctgtctgtctgttcttttgtcagtctgtctgcttgtttgtctgtttgttgtcaatacatatattttcaaacattgaaatattATACACcatatgtctatttgtctgtctgtctgtctgtttgcttgtttctgtccatttgtctgcttgtctgtctgtttgttgtttgtctgtctgtctgcttgtctgtctgtttgtctctgtctgtttgtgtctttgtttatctgttcgtttgtctctgtctgtctgcttgtttggctgtttgtcagtctgtttgtgtatctctGCCTATTTGTCTACCACTCAGTATACGGTACGATCATATTACTGCAATAGAATACCACTTGTTTGACATGTTTTGGTTCATTTAGCCTGTACATCTGGCAACTTTCATTGCACCTCTGGTGAATGTATCGGCCAGTCGTCTGTGTGTGACGGCGATCGCGATTGCTTCGACAACTCCGACGAACAACCACCTCACTGCTGTCAGTCACCTTATCACACACAATTACCcatttgtatttctttctttttgtttacAGACCGTCCAACTAAATCACCATGCAACTTGACAGACGAGTTCAATTGCAGGGCTTCTGGATCGTTTCCTCACTGTATTCCTAAATATTGGATCTGTGATGGCGAAAGAGATTGTGACTCGGGCATAGATGAGGGCGACGTCTGTAATCCACCGGGTACAGTTATGGACATGCATGGAGATGGATAGacatgtctgtgtttgtctgtctgtctgttggtctgtctgtctatctgtgtctgtctgtctgtctgtgtgtttgtctgtctctgtctgtgtatttgtctgtctgtctgtctgtctgtcattacatatattttcaaacattgaactattatacaccatctaagcaaagcaactaaatactacccaagccaatagggcttgttctacctacaactatttatgtttatgttgctgtctcttgaaacaatctttatttttctgtcaatcactctagcatttgatcgttgtagacacacagaaaacacagatttctagtatgtcttgaagattgatgcatttggcttttcgtcttcgtctcttgatagctgtgacagtttcttcaaatagtcttcagctttctctccccaacagccaaaatgtctgtttgtctgtgtttgtctgtctgtattgtctatctgtctgtctgtttatcagtctgtctgttagtctgtctgtctgtttgtcagtgtttgtctgtctgcctgtctgtctatctgtctgtatttgtctatctggctgtctgtccatctgtctttttgtccgtctgtctgtccgtccgtctgtctgttagtctgtctgtttgtctgtgtttgtttgtctgtctgtccgtccgtccattcACCGTCTGCATGTCtaagatctgtctgtctgttgataaTAATATCTGTGGTCTGTTGCTGCAGGACTTGCTGCtcgtttgtccgtctgtctctctgcatGTCCAtgatctatttgtctgtctatctgtttgtctgtctgttagtgttgataataatttatatGGTCTGTTTCTGCAGGACTTGCTGCTTCTGTTTCTCCAACGTCAGCTCAAGCTCGATTGTCTCCCACAACTCCACAGCCAGTTATTGTTCAATGTGCTGATGATGAGTTTCAGTGCTACGACGGCTTCAAGTGTTTACAATGGTCACACCGATGTGACTCGATAGTAGATTGTCATGACAACTCAGACGAAAGCGGCTGTGCATGTAAAGAATACATGCATTTTTCTAATGTATTATTAtggttgtctttgttgttttttagaTGTCCCACACTGTCCACCCAAACTTCAGTTTTCTTGTGCTAACTCTAACTGTGTTCCTCTCGACAAGCACTGCAATGAGGTTGACGATTGTGGAGACAACTCGGATGAGTTTAACTGTAAGTAGTTGGGATGTTGTACTCAATGACAATCAATTatatactgtctgtctgtccatcagtttgtctgcctcTTTCCATGTATTATAACTAAGTTGAAACCTTTCAGGTGGCCTCACTCAACCCAAATGGCAAGAATGCGAGGGAATGTTTCGTTGTGGCAATGGACACTGTCTCACGGTCAAAAAACTTTGCGACAACAAAACTCATTGCAACGACGGATCGGACGAGAAAAACTGCTGTCAGTTGACATCAACACGTAACAACACAGTAACATTGATGTATGAAAACTATGTTGTTGTATAGTTACAAACGAATGCTTGAACAGCAATTTATGTCCGGGAGATCAAACGTGTATTGATGAGCCGACTTCGTATCGATGCACGTGTGCACGAGGATATCGCAAGACGAACGACGGATGTGAAGGTGAGTGGGTGTGTCGTTTGCTGTGTTGATGGCATGTGGTTACATCGTAAAGTTTGTCTTCTGTAGAGGTGGACGAGTGTCAGACGTATGGACATTGTGCACAGTTTTGTGTGAACACGCCGGGTAGCTTTGTCTGCAGCTGCAGTAACGGATACACACTGAAGGCTGATGGTCACACTTGCAAAGCAAACGGTCAGTCTGACgtatcgtgtgtgtgtgtgtgtgtgtgtgtgtgtgtgtgtgtgtgtgtgtgtgtgtgtgtgtgtgtgtgtgtgtgtgtgtgtgtgttgtctactTTAATTCTATCTACTGTGTCTGTCTTACAGATGGAAATACCAAGTTGTTGTACGCTGATGGTTGGGATGTCAAGCTAATGGATCTCAACACAAAGTCGATTGAAGGCCTAGCCAAAGACAGACTGTCAATCGTTCCAGTTGCATTCCACTTTCGTACAGGCAcggtatgtttgtatacaCACTTAGTCTGCATGTTTATTGTCcttctaattgtttgttgatttagatCTACTTTGGTGAATACCAAAGGAATCGTATATGTGCAGTTCCCGCGGACAACAGTGCAGAGCCAAAACCGATTCTCACAACAGTGGATGGCGCTCATAGCCCTGACGGTCTTGCTGTCGACTACTTGAACGACTGGATCTATTGGTCTAGTCCTGCTTATCGTACGATCTTTATGGCTAAATTGGATGGTTCGTATCGTCGAGTTGTTGTGAATGATAGTATGAAGTTAGACGAGCCGCGTGGTCTTGCTGTTGATCCATTGAGAGGGTATCTGTTCTGGGCTGATTGGGGGAATCACTCGCATATCGGTGCTGCCGCCATGGATGGAACGGGACAGAGACACATTGTGGTCGATGGATTGGTGTTGCCGAATGGAATAGCGGTTGATACGATAACACAGAGGATCTACTGGGTGGACGGCAGTCGTGGAGTGGTAATTcaagatggacacacatacacacacacacacacacacacacacacacaaattgtaGAGCGTTGGTTGTGTCTTAGTCTAATaagtctttgtttgtgttttctatAGGTTGAGGTTTGTGATTATTTGGGTCACAATCGAAGAGTTATTATACAGGGTGGTATTGGACGGCCTCTCTTTATTGCGTTGTATGAGGAAAAGGTGTACGTGTCGTCTGATTGGGGACCGAGGAGGAAGGGAAGAGTTTTTGTTGCCAATCGATTTGATGGATCACATTTGATGATGATTGATCATGATGTGGACTCTGTACAAGGTATGTAGTGgagtattgtattagagggatgcatgtcacaatacactagactattgtattggagggatgcatctcacaatacactctTGAACTCATTTACTTGATATGAGGAGCAACTCACTACTACCTGACCACCGCACTTACCAATAACGCGGCCCCATAAATTACAGTCCAAGCTCTAACAAGTAACGTATGATTAAAATAACTAAACTACAATAAACAGAACTAGAGATTGTTTCTGATTAGCCATATTTAAATGATCCTTCAATGGTCACTTTTATGATTGTTGACAaaagttgatgttgatgacgTGGAGGAATAGAGATGATATGAAGAAGGGAAGAAGACTCCGTGCATCAATAAAGCCTCTAGATCTAATTTGAATGTTGGGTTGGTTACAGGTGAAGGTTTTTGATTTGATGGTCATGATGAAGTCAGTATGTACCATTTAgattttcttt
Coding sequences:
- the LOC134177793 gene encoding low-density lipoprotein receptor-related protein 1-like, giving the protein MCYCYVRMSGRDITALNSQLLDGVRSKSRDEVERLLVVGAEVNACNYCGLTVLMEACDNGSKSLVELLLCRGANVSRTDYILTHRKHRSPVCLEGLAASSVSPKSAQARSSPTTLQPVIVQCADDEFQCYDGFKCLQWSHRCDSIVDCHDNSDESGCAYVPHCPPKLQFSCANSNCVPLDKHCNEVDDCGDNSDEFNCGLTQPKWQECEGMFRCGNGHCLTFKRLCDNKTHCNDGSDEKNCFTNECLNSNSCPGDQKCIDEPTSYRCTCAREYRKTNDGCEEVDECQTYGHCAQFCVNTPGSFVCSCSNGYTLKADGHTCKANDGNAKLLYADGQDVKLMDLNTKSIEGLAKDRLSVIPVAFHFRTGMIYFGEYQRNRICAVPADNSAEPKPILTTVDGAHSPDGLAVDYLNDWIYWSSPAYRTIFMAKLDGLYRRVVVNESMKLDEPRGLAVDPLRGYLFWADWGNHSHIGAAAMDGTGQRHIVVDGLVLPNGIAVDTITQRIYWVDGNRGVVEVCDYLGHNRRVIIQGGIGRPLFIALYEEKVYVSSDWGPMRKGRVFVANRFDGSHLMTIDHDVDSVQGIAVYQKQQQQHTSNHCDRANCSHYCVTSFVSDYKCFCPDGSHLLNDEKTCSVGVERCNDSYCNYNGHCVKEGNTNKCLCRSDRTGSRCTDVVSETVSCPITRCNSRGRCYILVGVQYCICNDGYSGVYCESNISPITSPFETSTTTSTTTSPAPPRVVGNVGQNKGSNAVGISVGGAIGGLVVVAIIIILVILLVKNVRGKLSINFDNPMYHSDSSSVVIPPKSGVEEVNHSKEVNGTHTAPATSTSNEWERHHSIELNIRICLIGFAWDKSVPFKVIRRIRWDPFCSRALAMRCAATLVTLILLQVSTTSGSVCHNRPDLFFKCGDLCLARSWICDGGEDCDDGSDESFCDECDPKKWFRCEIGHPCIDRKWVCDGTHDCDDGSDERVSLCGACTSGNFHCTSGECIGQSSVCDGDRDCFDNSDEQPPHCYRPTKSPCNLTDEFNCRASGSFPHCIPKYWICDGERDCDSGIDEGDVCNPPGLAASVSPTSAQARLSPTTPQPVIVQCADDEFQCYDGFKCLQWSHRCDSIVDCHDNSDESGCAYVPHCPPKLQFSCANSNCVPLDKHCNEVDDCGDNSDEFNCGLTQPKWQECEGMFRCGNGHCLTVKKLCDNKTHCNDGSDEKNCFTNECLNSNLCPGDQTCIDEPTSYRCTCARGYRKTNDGCEEVDECQTYGHCAQFCVNTPGSFVCSCSNGYTLKADGHTCKANDGNTKLLYADGWDVKLMDLNTKSIEGLAKDRLSIVPVAFHFRTGTIYFGEYQRNRICAVPADNSAEPKPILTTVDGAHSPDGLAVDYLNDWIYWSSPAYRTIFMAKLDGSYRRVVVNDSMKLDEPRGLAVDPLRGYLFWADWGNHSHIGAAAMDGTGQRHIVVDGLVLPNGIAVDTITQRIYWVDGSRGVVEVCDYLGHNRRVIIQGGIGRPLFIALYEEKVYVSSDWGPRRKGRVFVANRFDGSHLMMIDHDVDSVQGIAVYQKQQQQHTPNHCDRATCSHYCVTSFVSDYKCFCPDGSHLLDDEKTCSVGVERCNDSYCNYNGHCVKEGNRNKCLCRSDHTGSRCTDVVSKTVSCPITRCHSRGRCYISVEGQYCICNDGYSGVYCESDISPITFPFENSTTTSLAPPRVVGNVGQSKGSNAVAISVGGAIGGLVVVAIIIILVNLLIKNVRGKLSINFDNPMYHSDSISVVIPPKAGVEEIDGQPQ